The proteins below are encoded in one region of Sinorhizobium meliloti:
- a CDS encoding VOC family protein, with protein MPKIISHLWFPENAREAVDFYVSTIPNSAISGSTTVPAETPSGPPGSVTVIEFKLGDQNFTALEAGPLDPFNHAYSIQVACDSQEELDRIWHAFLDNGGQAEHCGWLKDRWGLSWQIVPRVLGEMISDANRERAKRVTEAMLAMVKFDIAALERAHRS; from the coding sequence ATGCCCAAGATTATCTCCCATCTCTGGTTCCCGGAAAACGCGCGTGAGGCGGTCGACTTCTACGTATCGACGATCCCGAATTCCGCCATATCGGGCAGCACCACCGTGCCCGCCGAAACGCCCAGCGGCCCGCCGGGCAGCGTCACGGTGATCGAATTCAAGCTCGGCGACCAGAACTTCACCGCACTCGAAGCCGGTCCTCTCGATCCTTTCAACCACGCTTACTCGATCCAGGTCGCCTGCGACAGCCAGGAAGAGCTCGACCGCATCTGGCACGCCTTCCTCGACAATGGCGGCCAAGCGGAGCACTGCGGCTGGCTGAAGGACCGCTGGGGCCTGTCCTGGCAGATCGTTCCCCGCGTCCTCGGCGAGATGATCTCGGATGCGAACCGCGAAAGAGCGAAGCGCGTGACGGAAGCCATGCTTGCCATGGTAAAGTTCGATATCGCCGCACTCGAGCGGGCTCACCGCAGTTAG
- a CDS encoding aldo/keto reductase, whose protein sequence is MTFTRRAVVQGLGMGMSLPLVPRAWGQAADLTKRVIPKSEEPLPLIGLGTWITFNVGDDAVLMDECAAVIAAFFEGGGRMIDSSPMYGSSQPTIGYGLGKLGYPKQLFSAEKVWISDPGEGAAQIEASKDYWGVKKFDLMQVHNLVSWEEHLPALFDMKAAGRLRYVGITTSEGRRHREIEQIMVSQPIDFVQVTYNILDREVEERILPLAQEKGIAVIVNRPFRQGDLIRQIEDEPLPDWIAETGARSWAQFLLKFIISHPAVTCAIPATTRVDHVRENLEAARGILPDEKLRGRMAAYVEAL, encoded by the coding sequence ATGACTTTCACGCGGCGCGCAGTCGTTCAGGGGCTAGGCATGGGTATGTCGCTGCCGCTTGTGCCGCGGGCGTGGGGCCAGGCTGCCGACCTCACGAAGCGGGTCATACCGAAGAGCGAAGAACCGCTGCCGCTCATCGGCCTCGGCACCTGGATCACGTTCAACGTCGGAGACGACGCTGTACTGATGGACGAATGTGCCGCCGTGATCGCTGCCTTCTTCGAAGGCGGCGGTCGCATGATCGATTCCTCGCCGATGTACGGATCGTCCCAGCCGACCATCGGCTACGGCCTCGGCAAGCTCGGATATCCGAAGCAGCTCTTCTCGGCGGAAAAGGTCTGGATATCGGACCCCGGCGAAGGCGCGGCCCAGATCGAAGCATCGAAGGACTACTGGGGCGTCAAAAAATTCGATCTCATGCAGGTTCACAATCTCGTCTCCTGGGAGGAGCACCTGCCCGCGCTCTTCGACATGAAGGCGGCAGGCCGGCTGCGCTATGTCGGCATCACCACCTCGGAGGGGCGCAGGCACCGGGAGATCGAGCAGATCATGGTGAGCCAGCCGATCGATTTCGTCCAGGTCACCTACAATATCCTCGACCGCGAGGTGGAGGAGCGCATCTTGCCGCTGGCGCAGGAGAAGGGCATTGCCGTGATCGTCAACCGGCCGTTCCGGCAGGGCGATCTGATCCGGCAGATTGAAGACGAACCGTTGCCGGACTGGATTGCGGAGACCGGCGCTCGCAGCTGGGCGCAGTTTCTCCTGAAGTTCATCATTTCGCATCCGGCGGTCACCTGCGCAATCCCGGCGACGACGCGCGTCGACCATGTACGGGAGAATCTGGAGGCCGCAAGAGGCATCCTGCCCGACGAGAAGCTGCGCGGACGCATGGCCGCCTATGTGGAGGCGCTCTGA
- a CDS encoding DUF6064 family protein, whose protein sequence is MSDWATYTLADFLMFSPRVYFRLVERYNQGLWPLQLIFVAGALAILFATATDGRRARAAAMATLALAWLFCAWQFLWLRYSTINWAMSYATAAFMLQAGLLLVAIRWTQRGALPANSLRRRGGIGLMVFGSLGYPFGPLLAGRAPASAESFGAMPDPTVAVTLGALVALMPQKLWLLLPIPVLWCVFSALTLLALEDAGAWAPFAVILVTFALLLVRR, encoded by the coding sequence ATGTCGGACTGGGCGACCTACACGCTCGCGGATTTCCTCATGTTTTCGCCGCGCGTCTATTTTCGCCTCGTCGAACGCTACAATCAGGGACTCTGGCCGCTTCAACTGATCTTCGTTGCCGGCGCGCTTGCCATCCTCTTCGCCACTGCAACGGACGGTCGGCGCGCCCGCGCCGCGGCCATGGCGACGCTGGCCCTGGCCTGGCTCTTCTGCGCGTGGCAATTTCTGTGGCTGCGTTACTCCACCATTAACTGGGCGATGTCCTATGCGACGGCGGCCTTCATGCTGCAGGCCGGTTTGCTGCTTGTCGCGATCCGGTGGACGCAACGCGGCGCATTGCCCGCGAACAGCCTGCGCCGGCGTGGCGGCATCGGCCTGATGGTCTTCGGCTCGCTCGGCTATCCTTTCGGCCCGCTGCTTGCCGGCCGCGCGCCCGCCTCGGCCGAGTCCTTCGGTGCAATGCCGGATCCGACCGTTGCCGTGACGCTCGGCGCCCTCGTGGCGCTCATGCCGCAGAAGCTGTGGCTGCTTCTGCCCATTCCGGTCCTCTGGTGCGTCTTCAGCGCCCTCACCCTTCTGGCCCTGGAGGATGCGGGCGCCTGGGCACCTTTCGCGGTGATCCTCGTGACATTTGCCCTCCTCCTCGTCAGACGATGA
- a CDS encoding carbohydrate ABC transporter permease has translation MNTTTRTDDEVLTDTAEGMSYLNRLPRRIVVLYLPMAVFVFVLLFPFYWMAITAVKPNAQLTDYNNYSPFWVVRPTLDHIKYLLFETSYPGWLWNTMLVAVGSTILSLAASVFAAYAIERVRFTGARPVGLLIFLAYLVPPSILFIPLAFIVFKFGIYDSKLALIFTYPTFLIPFCTWLLMGYFRSIPFELEESALVDGATRWQILVKIILPLAVPGLISAGIFAFTLSWNEFIYALTFIQSSENKTVPVGVLTELVRGDVFEWGALMAGALFGSLPVVILYSFFVDYYVSSMTGAVKE, from the coding sequence ATGAACACGACCACACGAACCGACGACGAGGTCCTCACCGACACGGCCGAGGGCATGAGCTATCTGAACCGCCTGCCGCGGCGGATCGTGGTGCTTTACCTGCCGATGGCGGTCTTCGTCTTCGTATTGCTCTTCCCGTTCTACTGGATGGCGATCACGGCGGTGAAGCCGAATGCGCAGTTGACCGACTACAACAATTATAGCCCCTTCTGGGTGGTCCGTCCGACGCTCGACCACATCAAATATCTGCTCTTCGAGACCTCCTATCCGGGCTGGCTCTGGAACACGATGCTGGTGGCCGTAGGCTCGACCATCCTGTCGCTTGCCGCATCGGTTTTCGCGGCTTATGCGATCGAGCGGGTGCGCTTCACCGGCGCGCGGCCCGTCGGGCTGCTGATCTTCCTCGCCTATCTGGTGCCGCCGTCGATCCTGTTCATCCCGCTCGCCTTCATCGTCTTCAAGTTCGGCATCTACGATTCCAAGCTGGCGCTGATCTTCACCTATCCGACGTTCCTCATACCGTTCTGCACCTGGCTCCTGATGGGCTATTTCCGCTCAATCCCCTTCGAACTCGAAGAAAGCGCGCTGGTGGACGGAGCCACGCGCTGGCAGATTCTGGTGAAGATCATCCTGCCGCTCGCGGTGCCGGGCCTGATATCGGCCGGCATCTTCGCCTTCACGCTCTCGTGGAACGAGTTCATCTACGCGCTGACATTCATCCAGTCCTCGGAGAACAAGACCGTACCGGTCGGCGTGCTGACGGAACTGGTGCGCGGCGACGTCTTCGAATGGGGCGCGCTGATGGCGGGCGCACTGTTCGGTTCGCTGCCCGTGGTCATTCTCTACTCCTTCTTCGTCGATTATTACGTGTCGTCGATGACGGGAGCGGTGAAGGAGTGA
- a CDS encoding carbohydrate ABC transporter permease, giving the protein MSSITPPGKPSTTASLMQNNNVLGFLFMLPAAVFLICFLTYPLGLGVWLGFTDTRIGRDGVFIGIENYEFLARDSVFWLSVYNTLLYTFVASILKFVLGLWLALLLNENLPFKSFFRAIVLLPWVVPTVLSALAFWWIYDSQFSIISWSLMQLGIIDGPINFLGDPNNARASVIAANVWRGIPFVAISLLAGLQTIPASLQEAASLDGATSWQRFRYVTLPMLTPIIAVVMTFSVLFTFTDFQLIYVLTKGGPVNATHLMATLSFQRGIPGGQLGEGAAIAVAMIPFLLAAIMFSFFGLQRRKWQQGGQD; this is encoded by the coding sequence ATGTCCTCCATAACGCCGCCCGGAAAGCCATCCACCACGGCTTCGCTGATGCAGAACAACAATGTGCTCGGCTTCCTGTTCATGCTGCCGGCAGCCGTCTTTCTGATCTGCTTTCTGACCTATCCGCTCGGGCTGGGCGTCTGGCTCGGCTTCACCGACACCCGCATCGGCCGCGACGGCGTCTTCATCGGGATCGAGAATTACGAGTTTCTGGCCCGGGATTCGGTCTTCTGGCTGTCGGTCTACAACACGCTGCTCTACACCTTCGTTGCGTCGATCCTGAAATTCGTGCTCGGGCTGTGGCTGGCGCTGCTGCTGAACGAAAACCTGCCTTTCAAATCCTTCTTCCGCGCGATCGTGCTCCTGCCCTGGGTCGTGCCGACGGTGCTTTCGGCGCTCGCCTTCTGGTGGATCTACGATTCGCAGTTTTCCATCATCTCCTGGTCGCTGATGCAGCTCGGCATCATCGACGGGCCGATCAACTTCCTGGGCGACCCGAACAACGCGCGCGCTTCCGTCATTGCCGCCAATGTCTGGCGCGGCATTCCCTTCGTGGCGATCTCGCTTCTCGCCGGCCTGCAGACGATCCCGGCTTCGCTGCAGGAGGCAGCCTCGCTCGATGGCGCCACCAGCTGGCAGCGTTTCCGCTATGTCACCCTGCCGATGCTGACCCCGATCATCGCGGTCGTCATGACCTTCTCGGTGCTCTTCACCTTCACCGATTTCCAGCTGATCTACGTGCTGACCAAGGGCGGGCCGGTCAACGCAACCCATCTGATGGCGACGCTCTCGTTCCAGCGCGGCATTCCGGGCGGGCAGCTCGGGGAGGGGGCGGCGATCGCCGTCGCCATGATCCCCTTCCTGCTCGCCGCCATCATGTTCAGCTTCTTCGGCCTGCAACGCCGCAAATGGCAGCAGGGCGGCCAGGATTGA
- a CDS encoding ABC transporter substrate-binding protein, which translates to MPIKRRDFLATSAALAGVAGLGIRPSFAQAEPSYKPEEGASLRLLRWTPFVKGDEDAWIANTKKFTEATGVEVRIDKESWEDIRPKAAVAANVGSGPDMVMCWFDDAHQYPDKLVDLTELADYLGNKYGGWYDGLKGYASRDGQFIAMPLAAIGNAVCYRESHMKAAGFSEFPKDTAGFLELCKALKAKGTPAGFPHGKAVGDGNNYAHWLLWSHGGKMVDESGKVTINSPETLAAVNYAKSLYETFIPGTESWLDINNNRAFLAGQVSLTANGVSLYYAAKKDAALTELAADIRTTNFPVGPVGQSVELHQTSSILLFKHSKYPEAAKAYLKFMMEADQMNAWIEGSSAYCCQPLKAFADNPVWTSDPIHAPYARASETLRPNGYAGPLGYASAGVMADYVLVDMFASAVTGQATPEDAVIEAERRANRYYRV; encoded by the coding sequence ATGCCGATAAAGAGACGTGATTTTCTCGCAACCTCCGCCGCACTCGCCGGCGTTGCGGGTCTGGGCATCCGCCCGTCCTTCGCGCAGGCCGAGCCGAGCTACAAGCCGGAGGAGGGGGCAAGCCTCAGGCTTCTCAGATGGACGCCCTTCGTCAAGGGCGATGAAGACGCCTGGATCGCCAATACCAAGAAGTTCACGGAGGCGACGGGCGTCGAAGTCCGCATCGACAAGGAAAGCTGGGAGGACATCCGGCCGAAGGCGGCGGTTGCCGCCAACGTCGGCTCCGGCCCTGATATGGTGATGTGCTGGTTCGACGACGCACATCAATATCCGGACAAGCTCGTCGACCTGACGGAGCTCGCCGACTATCTCGGCAACAAATATGGTGGATGGTACGACGGCCTGAAGGGCTATGCGAGCCGCGACGGGCAGTTCATCGCCATGCCGCTGGCCGCGATCGGCAACGCCGTCTGCTACCGCGAGAGCCACATGAAGGCGGCCGGCTTCAGTGAATTCCCGAAGGACACGGCCGGCTTTCTCGAACTCTGCAAGGCTCTCAAAGCCAAGGGAACCCCGGCCGGTTTCCCCCATGGAAAAGCGGTCGGCGACGGCAACAACTACGCCCATTGGCTTCTGTGGAGCCATGGCGGCAAGATGGTCGACGAGAGCGGCAAGGTCACGATCAACAGCCCGGAAACGCTCGCTGCGGTCAATTACGCGAAGTCGCTATACGAGACCTTCATCCCGGGTACCGAAAGCTGGCTCGACATCAACAACAACCGCGCCTTCCTTGCGGGGCAGGTATCGCTGACGGCAAACGGCGTGTCGCTCTACTATGCGGCCAAGAAGGACGCGGCCCTTACGGAGCTTGCAGCCGACATCCGCACGACCAACTTCCCGGTCGGTCCGGTCGGCCAGAGCGTCGAACTCCACCAGACGAGCTCGATCCTGCTGTTCAAGCACAGCAAGTATCCCGAAGCCGCCAAGGCCTATCTCAAGTTCATGATGGAAGCCGACCAGATGAACGCCTGGATCGAGGGGTCGAGCGCCTATTGCTGCCAGCCGCTGAAGGCCTTTGCCGACAACCCGGTGTGGACTTCGGACCCGATCCACGCACCCTATGCGCGCGCCTCGGAGACGCTGCGGCCGAACGGCTATGCCGGACCGCTCGGCTATGCCTCGGCAGGCGTCATGGCCGACTACGTCCTGGTCGACATGTTCGCCAGTGCCGTCACCGGCCAGGCGACGCCGGAAGACGCTGTCATCGAGGCCGAGCGGCGGGCGAACCGCTATTATCGGGTCTGA
- a CDS encoding ABC transporter ATP-binding protein, which yields MAGVDFVDVRKSFGAFPVIKGVNIEIEDGEFVILVGPSGCGKSTLLRMLAGLENITAGEIRIGNQVVNRLPPKDRDIAMVFQNYALYPHMTVADNMAFSLMLAARPKSEIDKRVGVAAEILGLSKLLDRYPRQLSGGQRQRVAMGRAIVRDPQVFLFDEPLSNLDAKLRVAMRAEIKELHQRLKTTTVYVTHDQIEAMTMADKIVVMHDGIVEQIGAPLELYDNPANLFVAGFIGSPAMNMLKGRLDPADPSVFLTADGTALPVARPAAAQGRDLVYGLRPEYMALDPNGLPAEIAVIEPTGYETQLIARLGGHDVTCVFRERVNAKPGETIHLAIDAAHVHLFDAGTGRRLVA from the coding sequence ATGGCAGGCGTGGATTTTGTCGATGTCCGGAAGTCCTTCGGTGCTTTCCCTGTCATCAAGGGCGTGAACATCGAGATCGAGGATGGCGAGTTCGTCATTCTCGTCGGCCCTTCCGGTTGCGGCAAATCCACCTTGCTCCGGATGCTGGCGGGCCTCGAAAACATCACCGCCGGCGAAATTCGCATCGGCAACCAGGTGGTCAACCGCTTGCCGCCGAAGGACCGCGACATCGCCATGGTGTTCCAGAATTATGCGCTCTATCCGCATATGACGGTCGCCGACAACATGGCCTTCTCGCTGATGCTGGCAGCGAGACCGAAATCCGAAATCGACAAACGCGTCGGTGTGGCGGCCGAAATTCTTGGCCTTTCGAAGCTGCTGGACCGCTATCCGCGTCAGCTTTCCGGCGGTCAGCGCCAGCGCGTCGCCATGGGGCGGGCGATCGTGCGCGACCCGCAGGTGTTTCTCTTCGACGAACCGCTTTCCAATCTCGATGCCAAGCTGCGCGTCGCCATGCGCGCCGAGATCAAGGAACTGCACCAGCGGCTGAAGACCACGACCGTCTACGTGACGCATGACCAGATCGAGGCGATGACCATGGCCGACAAGATCGTCGTCATGCATGACGGCATCGTCGAGCAGATCGGCGCACCGCTCGAGCTCTACGACAACCCCGCCAATCTCTTCGTGGCCGGTTTCATAGGCTCGCCTGCGATGAACATGCTCAAGGGCCGCCTCGATCCGGCCGATCCGAGTGTCTTCCTCACGGCCGACGGAACGGCTCTGCCCGTGGCGCGGCCGGCAGCCGCCCAGGGGCGCGATCTCGTCTACGGACTGAGGCCCGAATACATGGCTCTCGATCCGAACGGGCTGCCGGCCGAAATCGCGGTGATCGAGCCGACCGGCTACGAGACGCAGTTGATCGCAAGGCTCGGCGGCCACGATGTGACCTGTGTTTTCCGCGAGAGGGTGAATGCCAAGCCCGGCGAAACGATCCATCTCGCAATCGATGCCGCGCATGTGCACTTGTTCGACGCCGGAACCGGACGGCGGCTGGTCGCCTGA
- a CDS encoding SDR family oxidoreductase: MAQGKGSGEGRIALVTGGGTGVGRGIAQALSTEGYSVVITGRRPNVLEAAAGEIGGLTGNIVRAVVCDVGNPDQVAALFAAVRAEFARLDLLVNNAGSNVPPVPLEEVTFEQWNGIVAANLTGAFLCTQHAFRLMKAQTPRGGRIINNGSISAQTPRPNSTPYTATKHAITGLTKSTALDGRMHDIACGQIDIGNAATDMTARMSTGVLQANGEVAAEPTIPIEHIAEAVVYMASLPLSANVLTMTVMATRMPLVGRG, from the coding sequence ATGGCGCAAGGGAAGGGATCGGGCGAGGGCAGGATCGCGCTGGTCACGGGCGGCGGGACCGGTGTCGGCCGCGGCATCGCCCAGGCTTTGAGTACTGAAGGCTACAGCGTCGTCATCACCGGCCGCCGTCCGAATGTGCTCGAGGCTGCGGCCGGCGAAATCGGCGGGCTGACCGGCAATATCGTCCGCGCGGTCGTCTGCGATGTCGGCAATCCGGATCAGGTCGCGGCTCTCTTTGCGGCTGTCCGGGCGGAATTCGCCCGGCTGGATCTCCTCGTCAACAATGCCGGCTCTAACGTGCCGCCCGTGCCCCTCGAAGAGGTGACCTTCGAACAGTGGAACGGTATCGTCGCGGCGAATCTGACGGGCGCCTTTCTGTGCACGCAACATGCCTTCCGGCTGATGAAGGCGCAGACGCCGCGCGGGGGCCGGATCATCAACAACGGCTCGATTTCCGCGCAGACGCCGCGGCCTAATTCGACGCCCTATACCGCGACCAAGCACGCCATTACCGGCCTCACGAAATCGACGGCGCTCGATGGCCGGATGCACGACATCGCCTGTGGCCAGATCGACATCGGCAATGCCGCGACCGACATGACCGCGAGGATGAGCACCGGCGTGCTGCAGGCCAATGGCGAGGTTGCGGCGGAGCCGACGATACCGATCGAGCACATCGCCGAGGCGGTCGTCTACATGGCGAGCCTGCCGCTCTCGGCCAATGTTCTCACGATGACCGTGATGGCGACCAGGATGCCGCTGGTCGGCCGCGGATAA
- the denD gene encoding D-erythronate dehydrogenase produces the protein MHVMVIGAAGMIGRKLVERLAAEPGSLGREIASLTLADVVEPPLPPAFSSLATTLAIDLSSEGSAERLISSRPDVIIHLAAIVSGEAEADFDKGYLVNLDGTRALFEAIRREGQRERYLPRVLFASSIAVFGQPFPERIGDEFFTTPLTSYGTQKAICELLLADYTRRGFFDGIGIRLPTICIRPGKPNKAASGFFSNILREPLVGQEAILPVAENVRHWFASPRSAVGFFIHAARMDTGVMGPRRNLTMPGLSALVGEEIEALGRIAGQKAVGLIRREPDPVIQTIVSGWATDFDARRARELGFTAESSFDEIIRIHIEDELGGRV, from the coding sequence ATGCATGTAATGGTCATTGGTGCCGCCGGCATGATCGGCCGGAAGCTGGTCGAAAGGCTGGCCGCGGAGCCCGGTTCGCTAGGACGCGAGATCGCCAGCCTGACATTGGCGGACGTGGTGGAGCCGCCCCTGCCGCCGGCATTTTCGTCGCTTGCGACGACGCTTGCGATCGACCTGTCCAGCGAGGGCAGCGCAGAGCGCCTGATCTCCTCGCGGCCGGACGTGATCATCCATCTCGCGGCGATCGTCTCGGGAGAGGCGGAGGCCGACTTCGACAAAGGCTACCTGGTCAATCTCGACGGCACACGCGCGCTCTTCGAGGCGATCCGCCGCGAGGGACAACGCGAGCGCTACCTCCCGCGCGTCCTCTTCGCCTCCTCTATCGCCGTCTTCGGCCAGCCGTTTCCGGAAAGGATCGGCGACGAGTTCTTCACCACGCCGCTGACCAGCTACGGGACGCAAAAGGCGATCTGCGAGCTGCTGCTCGCCGACTATACCCGCCGCGGCTTCTTCGACGGTATCGGCATCCGGCTGCCGACCATCTGCATTCGGCCCGGAAAGCCGAACAAGGCCGCATCCGGCTTCTTTTCCAACATCCTGCGCGAGCCGCTCGTCGGCCAGGAAGCTATCCTGCCGGTGGCCGAAAATGTCCGGCACTGGTTCGCGAGCCCGCGCTCGGCCGTGGGCTTCTTCATCCACGCGGCGCGAATGGATACGGGTGTCATGGGGCCGCGGCGCAACCTCACCATGCCGGGCTTGTCGGCGCTGGTCGGCGAGGAGATCGAGGCACTCGGCCGTATTGCCGGCCAGAAGGCCGTGGGCCTCATCCGACGCGAGCCGGATCCGGTCATCCAGACGATCGTCTCCGGCTGGGCGACCGACTTCGATGCCCGCCGTGCGCGGGAACTCGGCTTCACGGCCGAGAGCAGCTTCGACGAGATCATCCGCATCCATATCGAAGACGAACTCGGAGGGAGGGTCTGA
- a CDS encoding FadR/GntR family transcriptional regulator — MNGSPILTHMPKVGKSLERRTARDLIADKLMVLVATNMLRPGDVLPGERELASVLHVSRETVRGAIQTLAARGVVEVSQGSRTRVGNVDLSHVTVTIASPNAIDSYDLEDVHAARLHIELKVVGDAAENIDEEALRKLDSLLDAQKICGDDAMRFLICDREFHVAIYRACGNPLLSDFVTDLYTYMMDYRRSAMSRPGAIEASYKDHSDIVAALRQHDRAAVVAAFHHHLIRIYETTKALLADEQANGANRKSS; from the coding sequence GTGAATGGAAGTCCAATCCTCACGCATATGCCTAAAGTCGGGAAGAGCCTCGAGCGCCGTACCGCGCGCGACCTCATTGCCGACAAGCTTATGGTGCTGGTTGCGACCAACATGCTGAGGCCGGGCGATGTGCTGCCGGGCGAACGCGAGCTTGCGAGCGTGCTCCATGTGAGCCGCGAGACGGTGCGCGGCGCAATCCAGACGCTGGCGGCGCGCGGTGTGGTCGAGGTGTCGCAAGGAAGCCGAACGCGCGTCGGGAATGTCGATCTCAGCCATGTCACAGTGACGATCGCTTCCCCGAACGCGATCGACAGCTACGATCTCGAGGACGTTCACGCCGCAAGGCTTCACATCGAGTTGAAGGTGGTCGGCGACGCGGCAGAGAACATCGATGAAGAGGCGCTGCGCAAGCTTGACAGCCTTCTGGACGCGCAGAAGATCTGCGGCGACGACGCGATGCGCTTTCTGATTTGCGACCGCGAGTTCCATGTGGCGATCTACCGGGCCTGCGGCAATCCGCTGCTCTCCGATTTCGTCACCGACCTTTACACCTATATGATGGACTACCGGCGAAGCGCCATGTCACGGCCCGGAGCAATCGAAGCGAGCTACAAGGATCACAGCGACATCGTCGCCGCCTTGAGGCAGCATGACCGGGCGGCCGTCGTCGCCGCCTTTCACCATCATCTGATCCGGATCTATGAGACGACGAAGGCTTTGCTGGCGGACGAGCAGGCAAACGGAGCGAACAGAAAGTCAAGCTGA
- a CDS encoding aldolase produces MSETRLREEICRYGRSLFERGLTPGSSGNISMRLEDGGWLVTPTNASLGFLDPARISRLDAGGRLVSGDKPTKEIPLHSALYETRGSARAIVHLHSTHAVALTMLPEIDPRAALPPMTPYYLMRAGETALVPYYRPGDPAVADAIRGLAGRYSSVLLSNHGPVVAGDSLEAAVFATEELEETAKLYLLLRNLNPRYLSPQQVADLVETFSLDLPSLGDHEGHDHG; encoded by the coding sequence ATGTCAGAAACGCGTCTTCGCGAAGAAATCTGCCGCTACGGCCGGTCCCTCTTCGAGCGGGGCCTGACACCCGGCTCTTCCGGAAACATATCGATGAGACTCGAAGACGGCGGCTGGCTGGTGACGCCCACCAACGCCTCGCTCGGCTTCCTCGACCCCGCGCGCATTTCGCGGCTCGATGCCGGCGGCCGGCTCGTCTCGGGCGACAAGCCGACGAAGGAGATTCCCCTTCATTCCGCCCTCTACGAAACGCGCGGCAGCGCCCGTGCGATCGTGCATCTCCATTCGACCCACGCGGTCGCGCTGACGATGTTGCCGGAGATCGATCCGCGGGCGGCCCTTCCGCCGATGACGCCCTATTACCTCATGCGGGCCGGGGAGACGGCGCTCGTGCCCTATTACCGCCCCGGAGACCCGGCCGTCGCCGATGCGATCCGCGGGCTTGCGGGCAGATATTCCTCCGTGCTGCTCTCCAACCACGGGCCGGTCGTCGCCGGCGACAGTCTGGAGGCAGCGGTCTTTGCGACGGAGGAACTGGAGGAGACAGCCAAGCTCTACCTGCTGCTGCGCAACCTCAATCCGCGCTACCTGAGCCCGCAGCAAGTGGCCGATCTTGTCGAAACGTTCAGCCTCGACCTGCCGTCGCTCGGCGACCACGAGGGGCATGATCACGGATAG
- a CDS encoding LacI family DNA-binding transcriptional regulator: MTTDFKQQTTVTLAEVAEAAGVGESTVSRVLRNHGSFSGKARERVLDAVERLGYVPNRIAGTLASAGSRLVAFVIPSLTNIVFPDVLRGAGAVLEENRYQAVFSVTDYEPEREEALVAAMLAWRPTAVMLAGFEHTEGTLKMLRASGCRVVELLDIDGTAIDLAVGFSNREAGRASAEFLLKRGYRRIGYVGHDLGRDTRAGKRFEGFREALNLAGVPLVDREIRAGASSVGNGRAGLEQLLRRAPGLDAVYFSNDDMALGGYFHCLARTIPVPTRLALFGHNGLDIGQATPQPLTTIRTPRVATGKLAAELVINDHPSHVADLGFELIEGATA, from the coding sequence GTGACGACGGACTTCAAGCAGCAGACGACCGTAACGCTTGCAGAGGTGGCGGAAGCCGCGGGTGTGGGCGAGAGCACGGTTTCCCGCGTGCTGCGCAATCACGGCTCGTTCTCCGGCAAGGCCCGGGAGCGCGTGTTGGATGCGGTCGAGCGGCTTGGCTACGTCCCGAACCGGATCGCCGGCACCCTGGCCTCGGCCGGGTCCCGCCTCGTCGCCTTCGTCATCCCGTCGCTCACCAACATCGTGTTCCCGGACGTGCTGCGGGGTGCAGGCGCCGTTCTGGAGGAAAATCGCTATCAGGCCGTCTTTTCCGTGACGGACTATGAGCCGGAGCGCGAGGAGGCCCTTGTCGCCGCCATGCTCGCCTGGCGGCCCACGGCGGTGATGCTTGCCGGCTTCGAGCATACGGAGGGCACGCTCAAGATGCTGCGGGCGAGCGGCTGTCGTGTCGTCGAACTGCTCGACATCGACGGGACCGCCATAGACCTGGCGGTCGGCTTTTCCAATCGCGAGGCGGGTCGCGCAAGCGCCGAATTCCTGTTGAAGCGAGGTTATCGCCGGATCGGCTATGTCGGCCACGATCTCGGCCGAGACACGCGCGCCGGCAAACGCTTCGAGGGCTTTCGTGAAGCGCTGAACCTGGCCGGCGTCCCCCTCGTGGATCGGGAAATCCGGGCGGGCGCTTCTTCGGTCGGGAACGGGCGGGCGGGACTCGAGCAGCTTCTTCGAAGGGCTCCGGGGCTCGATGCGGTCTATTTCTCGAACGACGACATGGCGCTCGGCGGATATTTTCATTGTCTTGCACGCACCATTCCCGTTCCCACCAGGCTCGCCCTTTTCGGCCACAACGGCCTCGACATCGGCCAGGCCACGCCGCAACCTCTGACGACCATTCGTACGCCTCGCGTCGCGACGGGAAAGCTGGCGGCTGAGTTGGTCATCAACGATCACCCGTCCCACGTCGCCGATCTTGGATTTGAACTTATCGAAGGCGCTACAGCCTGA